One region of Flavobacterium sp. GSB-24 genomic DNA includes:
- the dnaX gene encoding DNA polymerase III subunit gamma/tau, whose product MEQFVVSARKYRPQTFKDVVGQKAITNTLLNAIDSNHLASALLFTGPRGVGKTTCARILARKINQPGYDDPNEDFAFNVFELDAASNNSVDDIRSLIDQVRIPPQTGQYKVYIIDEVHMLSSAAFNAFLKTLEEPPKHAIFILATTEKHKIIPTILSRCQIFDFKRITVKDAKEHLAEVAKSQGINFEDDALHIIAQKADGAMRDALSIFDRVVSYCGTNLTRQAVTENLNVLDYETYISITDLILENKIPDLLLAYNDILAKGFDGHHFIAGLASHFRDLLVSKTPSTIALLEVGEQAQQMYGAQSQKCSQEFLLKGIDIANDCDLKYKLSQNQRLLVELCLMQLASINFDGEKKKLSNS is encoded by the coding sequence ATGGAACAATTTGTAGTATCGGCTCGTAAATACCGCCCGCAGACCTTTAAGGATGTTGTGGGGCAAAAAGCCATTACCAACACTTTGTTGAATGCTATTGACAGCAATCACCTTGCTTCTGCACTTTTGTTTACGGGACCACGTGGAGTTGGAAAAACTACCTGTGCGCGTATCTTGGCCCGCAAAATAAACCAGCCTGGATATGACGATCCAAATGAAGATTTTGCTTTTAACGTTTTTGAGTTAGATGCTGCTTCAAACAACTCAGTTGATGACATTCGAAGCTTGATTGATCAGGTTCGAATCCCGCCGCAAACTGGACAATACAAAGTATATATCATTGACGAGGTTCATATGTTGTCTTCGGCTGCTTTTAATGCTTTTCTTAAAACTTTAGAAGAACCGCCAAAACATGCTATTTTCATTTTAGCAACAACAGAAAAACACAAAATTATCCCGACGATTTTATCTCGCTGTCAGATATTTGATTTTAAAAGAATTACAGTAAAAGATGCTAAAGAACATTTGGCTGAAGTTGCAAAAAGTCAAGGAATCAATTTTGAAGATGATGCACTGCACATTATTGCTCAAAAAGCAGATGGTGCAATGCGTGATGCTTTGTCTATTTTTGACCGTGTGGTTTCGTATTGCGGAACTAATTTAACACGTCAAGCCGTAACCGAAAACCTAAACGTTTTAGATTACGAAACTTACATTTCGATTACCGATTTGATTTTGGAAAATAAAATTCCAGATCTTTTATTAGCATACAACGATATTCTTGCAAAAGGTTTTGACGGACATCATTTTATTGCTGGATTGGCTTCTCATTTTAGAGATTTACTAGTCAGCAAAACGCCTTCTACCATTGCTTTATTAGAAGTGGGAGAACAAGCACAGCAAATGTATGGCGCTCAGTCTCAAAAATGTTCTCAGGAATTTTTATTGAAAGGAATTGATATTGCAAACGACTGCGATTTGAAATACAAATTGAGTCAGAATCAGCGACTTTTAGTAGAATTATGTTTGATGCAATTGGCCTCTATCAACTTTGATGGAGAAAAAAAAAAGTTGAGCAATTCATAA
- a CDS encoding NAD(P)H-dependent oxidoreductase, producing MKKILIINGHPNPDSFNFGIAESYKNGAEASGAVIETITIASLDFNPNLKFGYQKRTELEPDLLESWDKIKRADHLVWIHPVWWGGLPAITKGFIDRLFLPGMAFQYRENSVWWDKLLKGKTAHIITTLDQPSWYYRFVYGRPSVNQLKKSTLEFCGIKPVRVSYIGVIKGSEEKQRKKWLDKVYNFGIRNL from the coding sequence ATGAAAAAAATACTGATTATAAACGGGCATCCAAATCCTGACAGCTTTAATTTTGGCATTGCAGAATCCTATAAAAATGGAGCCGAAGCTTCTGGCGCTGTAATAGAAACTATTACAATTGCATCTCTAGATTTTAATCCCAATTTAAAATTTGGTTACCAAAAACGAACCGAATTAGAACCCGATTTGTTGGAATCTTGGGATAAAATCAAAAGAGCAGATCATTTGGTATGGATACATCCCGTTTGGTGGGGAGGACTTCCAGCTATAACAAAAGGCTTTATCGATCGTTTATTTCTTCCAGGAATGGCTTTTCAGTACAGAGAAAATTCAGTTTGGTGGGATAAACTGCTAAAAGGAAAGACTGCACACATAATTACAACTTTAGATCAGCCGAGCTGGTATTATAGATTTGTTTACGGAAGACCAAGTGTTAATCAGTTAAAAAAATCTACTCTAGAATTTTGCGGTATAAAACCTGTAAGAGTCAGTTATATAGGAGTTATCAAAGGTTCTGAAGAAAAGCAGAGAAAAAAATGGCTTGATAAAGTTTATAATTTCGGAATTAGAAATCTGTAA
- a CDS encoding Crp/Fnr family transcriptional regulator, which produces MRSIFQSIQDFSQEELDLLDDLITFRTLKKGELLLTENQVCNEIVFIKKGILRSFFINHKGDEITNCFAFENEFMASFASFITEEKAEESIQALADTELQVLDRKSLEELYKSSFNWQETGRKLTELEFVNLQKRMISFQKLSGAQRYEELYKNQKKYLELIPLQYLASYLGITPRHLSRIRKAAI; this is translated from the coding sequence ATGAGGTCAATTTTCCAGTCCATTCAAGATTTTTCTCAGGAAGAATTAGATCTTTTAGATGATTTAATCACATTTCGAACACTGAAAAAAGGCGAACTTTTATTAACAGAGAATCAGGTTTGCAATGAAATTGTATTTATAAAGAAAGGAATTCTTCGTTCCTTTTTTATCAATCATAAAGGAGATGAAATCACCAATTGCTTTGCCTTTGAAAATGAATTTATGGCTTCGTTTGCCAGCTTTATAACAGAAGAAAAAGCAGAAGAAAGCATTCAGGCCTTAGCAGATACAGAATTACAGGTTTTAGATCGAAAAAGCCTGGAAGAATTATATAAATCAAGTTTCAACTGGCAGGAAACGGGCAGGAAATTAACAGAACTAGAATTTGTAAACCTTCAAAAGAGAATGATTTCTTTTCAGAAATTATCAGGCGCACAGCGTTATGAAGAACTTTACAAAAATCAGAAAAAATATTTGGAGTTAATTCCGTTGCAATATTTAGCTTCCTATTTAGGAATAACACCAAGACATCTAAGCCGAATCAGAAAAGCAGCGATATAG
- a CDS encoding TMEM175 family protein: MNKTRLEAFSDGVLAIIITIMILEIKVPEGNEFADLKPLIPKFLSYILSFIYVGIYWNNHHYLLHGLSKVNGKILWSNLHLLFWLSLIPVSTGWMGEHNFSKAAMALYGVILLLCAIAFVILQKIIVDTEGKDSLLAKALGKDLKGKASAVLYIIGIIASFYNEWISGAAYFIVAMLWLIPDKRIERVFS; this comes from the coding sequence ATGAATAAAACTAGACTTGAAGCCTTTAGTGATGGTGTTTTGGCAATTATAATAACCATTATGATCTTAGAAATTAAAGTGCCGGAAGGAAACGAGTTTGCAGATCTAAAACCATTAATACCTAAGTTTTTAAGTTATATATTGAGTTTTATTTACGTTGGAATTTACTGGAACAATCACCATTATTTACTGCACGGTTTATCTAAAGTAAACGGAAAAATTTTGTGGAGCAATCTGCATTTATTGTTTTGGTTATCCCTAATTCCAGTTTCGACAGGATGGATGGGAGAACATAATTTCTCAAAAGCAGCAATGGCATTATACGGAGTCATTTTGTTGTTGTGCGCAATAGCTTTTGTAATTCTTCAAAAAATAATTGTTGATACAGAAGGAAAAGATTCGCTCTTGGCTAAAGCATTAGGAAAAGATTTAAAAGGAAAAGCTTCTGCAGTTTTGTATATAATAGGAATAATAGCTTCATTTTATAACGAATGGATCTCAGGAGCTGCTTATTTTATAGTAGCAATGCTATGGCTTATTCCTGATAAAAGAATTGAAAGAGTTTTTTCTTAA
- a CDS encoding exopolyphosphatase has translation MINIRKFAAIDIGSNAMRLLISNVVEQDGKEPQFNKSSLVRVPIRLGQDAFTVGEISPENIDRMVDAMKAFNLLMKVHKVERYMAFATSAMREAYNAKEVVALIKKKADIKIEIIDGKKEAAIIASTDLHHLLKTDETYLFVDVGGGSTEFTLFSDGKMINSRSFKAGTVRLLNNMVHDVVWDEIEKWIKTNTAGYEEVTLIGSGGNINKLFKMSGKQQEKPLSYIYINSQYAFLNSLSYEQRIAELGLNSDRADVIIHATRIYLNAMKWSGARQIYVPKIGLSDGIVKAMYYGKI, from the coding sequence ATGATTAATATAAGGAAGTTTGCAGCGATAGATATCGGTTCAAATGCCATGAGGCTTCTGATATCCAACGTTGTGGAACAAGATGGGAAAGAACCACAGTTTAACAAAAGTTCCCTTGTTCGTGTACCAATTCGTTTAGGGCAAGATGCCTTTACAGTTGGAGAAATTTCACCAGAAAATATAGACCGAATGGTTGATGCTATGAAAGCATTTAACCTTTTGATGAAAGTACATAAAGTAGAGCGTTATATGGCATTTGCAACTTCTGCAATGCGTGAAGCCTATAATGCAAAAGAAGTGGTGGCTTTGATTAAGAAAAAAGCCGACATTAAAATTGAAATTATCGACGGTAAAAAAGAAGCTGCAATTATTGCTTCTACAGATTTACATCATTTATTAAAAACAGACGAAACCTATCTTTTTGTAGATGTGGGAGGTGGAAGTACTGAATTTACATTATTCTCTGATGGAAAAATGATAAATTCAAGATCTTTTAAAGCTGGAACCGTTCGTTTGCTGAACAATATGGTTCATGATGTGGTTTGGGACGAAATCGAAAAATGGATCAAAACGAATACAGCTGGATACGAGGAAGTTACCTTGATTGGTTCTGGGGGGAATATTAATAAATTATTTAAAATGTCTGGAAAGCAGCAAGAAAAACCGCTTTCATACATTTATATTAATTCACAATATGCGTTCTTAAATTCATTGTCTTACGAGCAAAGAATTGCCGAATTAGGTCTGAATTCTGACCGTGCCGACGTTATTATTCACGCTACCCGTATTTACCTAAATGCGATGAAGTGGAGCGGCGCACGCCAGATTTACGTTCCAAAAATTGGACTTTCTGACGGAATCGTAAAAGCGATGTATTACGGAAAAATTTAA
- the ppk1 gene encoding polyphosphate kinase 1: protein MYEQKYIDREKSWLAFNARVLQEAADNTVPLLDRLRFVGIFSNNLDEFFRVRYAAIRRLSLSGISGEKYLGGISAHQLIKDITEIVIQQQSESLRILGNIEAELESENIFIINEDQITPKQECFLKDFFTQKLSPELVTIILNDLAVFPVLKDTLGYLAVRLELKNDEVRYALIEIPKNINRFVVLPSEDEKQYVILIDDVIRFKLKNIFNIFDYKTVSAHMIKITRDAQLDIDSDLSKSMLEKIATSVKDRRIGEPVRFIYDSLIEEDTLRFFLDKMKIVETDSIIPGGRYHNRRDYMSFPNLGRYDLLYKPNEPLPVPGLSLEGSILEKISKKDYLVHAPYQSFSYLTKFLREAALDPKVTSIKITLYRLAKNSQIISSLINAAKNGKRVVVQIELQARFDEASNISYAEQMQTEGIELIFGMKGLKVHSKICVIERTEEDKNRRYGFISTGNFNESTAKIYTDVTLLTCHQGILKDTSKIFEFFDINYRVHRYKHLIVSPHYTRTKFIKLIDREILHALAGRKTHIKLKMNSLSDFKMIDKLYEASNAGVKIQLQVRGICSLIPGIPGMSENIEAISIVDNYLEHSRVYIFGNAGLTEVYISSADFMTRNLDGRVEVTCPIYDLEIKKELIDNFNIAWKGNVKVRYHSYKLDNKYKPKNHHAPFRAQFETYKYYQNKIAMLDEVPQKVN from the coding sequence GTGTACGAACAGAAATATATCGATAGAGAAAAAAGCTGGTTAGCGTTTAATGCAAGAGTGCTTCAAGAAGCAGCAGACAACACGGTTCCACTTTTAGACAGACTGCGTTTTGTTGGAATTTTTTCAAACAATTTAGATGAATTCTTTAGAGTTCGGTATGCAGCCATTCGTAGATTAAGTCTCTCTGGAATTTCTGGCGAAAAATATTTGGGAGGTATTTCTGCCCATCAATTAATTAAAGATATTACAGAAATCGTAATTCAGCAGCAGTCTGAAAGTTTACGTATTTTAGGAAATATCGAAGCAGAGCTTGAATCTGAAAACATTTTTATTATCAACGAAGATCAGATCACGCCAAAGCAGGAATGCTTTTTAAAAGATTTTTTCACCCAAAAATTAAGTCCAGAATTAGTAACAATTATTCTGAATGATTTGGCTGTTTTTCCAGTATTAAAAGATACTTTAGGCTATTTGGCAGTACGTTTGGAATTGAAAAATGATGAGGTTCGATATGCTTTAATCGAAATTCCGAAAAACATAAACAGATTTGTCGTTCTTCCTTCAGAAGATGAAAAACAATATGTAATTCTAATCGATGATGTTATTCGTTTTAAACTGAAAAACATCTTCAATATATTTGATTATAAGACTGTTTCGGCGCACATGATCAAAATTACTCGTGATGCGCAATTGGACATTGATAGTGATTTGAGTAAAAGTATGCTCGAAAAAATTGCTACATCTGTAAAAGACCGCCGAATAGGAGAACCAGTTCGTTTTATTTATGATAGTTTAATCGAAGAAGATACGCTGCGTTTCTTCCTAGATAAAATGAAAATCGTCGAAACAGATAGTATTATTCCAGGAGGAAGATATCACAACCGACGTGATTATATGAGCTTTCCAAATTTAGGACGTTACGATTTATTGTATAAGCCAAATGAGCCGCTTCCGGTTCCGGGTTTAAGTTTAGAAGGAAGTATTTTAGAAAAAATCAGTAAAAAAGATTATTTGGTACATGCACCATATCAGTCTTTTTCTTATTTGACAAAGTTTTTGCGCGAAGCAGCTTTAGATCCTAAAGTTACAAGTATTAAAATTACTTTATATCGTTTAGCAAAAAATTCACAGATTATCAGTTCGCTGATTAATGCTGCTAAGAATGGAAAAAGAGTAGTGGTTCAAATCGAGCTTCAGGCGCGTTTTGATGAAGCTTCGAATATTTCCTATGCAGAACAAATGCAGACAGAAGGTATCGAACTGATTTTTGGAATGAAAGGTCTTAAAGTACACAGTAAAATATGTGTTATTGAAAGGACAGAAGAAGATAAAAACCGACGTTACGGATTTATTTCAACTGGAAATTTCAACGAATCGACAGCAAAAATTTATACCGATGTTACGCTTCTTACCTGCCATCAGGGAATTTTAAAAGACACATCAAAAATATTTGAATTTTTTGACATCAATTATAGAGTTCATAGATACAAACATTTAATTGTATCGCCGCATTATACCAGAACAAAATTTATAAAACTAATTGATCGTGAAATTCTTCATGCCTTAGCGGGTAGAAAGACACATATTAAATTAAAAATGAATAGTTTATCTGATTTTAAAATGATCGATAAATTATACGAAGCCAGTAATGCCGGTGTGAAAATTCAGCTTCAAGTGAGAGGAATTTGTTCTTTAATTCCTGGAATTCCGGGAATGAGTGAAAACATAGAAGCCATAAGTATCGTTGATAATTATTTGGAACATTCAAGAGTTTATATTTTTGGAAATGCAGGTTTAACAGAAGTTTACATTTCATCTGCCGATTTCATGACCAGAAATCTTGACGGAAGAGTTGAAGTAACGTGTCCGATCTATGACCTTGAAATTAAAAAAGAACTGATAGATAATTTCAACATTGCCTGGAAAGGAAACGTAAAAGTAAGATATCATTCGTATAAATTAGATAATAAATATAAACCTAAAAATCATCATGCCCCATTTAGAGCACAATTTGAGACCTATAAGTATTATCAGAATAAAATAGCAATGCTGGATGAGGTTCCTCAAAAAGTAAATTAA
- a CDS encoding histidine phosphatase family protein — translation MKNLILIRHAKSSWEAPLKDFDRPLMKRGILDAHDVSLNISDYLPKTYIIWSSTAARASETALIFAQNISYPIESIVYKDDLYTFDDKQLEKVIKSCDNSFESVILFGHNEAITNFVNKFGDVFIENVPTSGFVSLQFDADSWNTIDKGKTHKTIFPKDLK, via the coding sequence ATGAAAAATCTTATTTTAATACGTCATGCTAAATCAAGTTGGGAAGCACCATTAAAAGATTTCGATCGTCCGTTAATGAAAAGAGGAATCTTAGACGCGCATGATGTGTCATTAAATATCTCAGATTACCTTCCTAAAACCTATATAATTTGGAGCAGTACTGCAGCAAGAGCTTCAGAAACAGCTTTAATCTTTGCACAAAACATTTCTTACCCTATAGAAAGCATCGTTTATAAGGATGACCTTTATACTTTTGATGACAAACAACTCGAAAAAGTTATCAAATCGTGTGATAATAGTTTTGAAAGCGTTATTCTTTTCGGACATAACGAGGCTATTACAAATTTTGTTAATAAATTTGGGGATGTTTTTATAGAAAATGTTCCAACATCTGGCTTTGTCTCATTGCAATTTGATGCCGACAGCTGGAACACAATCGATAAAGGCAAAACACATAAAACTATTTTCCCCAAAGATTTAAAATAA